The DNA region tgaccttaaaggacagagtagagctgctccataggtttcccaaggggtgccttgtggatttgaactgccggccttttggctagtactgtagctcttaaccactacatcaccagggtttccattgtacatacacacaatggaatagtacgcaatgataaagaaccatgatgaatctgggaagcatctcacaacatggatgaatctggagggcattatgccgagtaaaataagtcaatcacaaaagcacaaatactgtatgagaccactattataaaaactcatgaaaagatttacacacagaaagaaacaatctttgatggttacaagggaggggaggggtagaagggaaaaacactaactagacaacagataagtggtaacttggctgaagggtaagacagtacacaatgctggggaagtcggcacaacttGATGAAAGCAAGGTCACGGATGCTCCATacacaaattgctgggctgagggctctggggaccatggtccctgGGAACAGCtggctcaattggcgtaacagtttatagagaaaatgttctaccttctactttggtgagtaaagtctgggatcttaaaagcttacaagcagccatctaagatactccactggtctcaccccatctggagcaagggagaatgaagaaaaccaaagacacaagggaaagattagcccaaaggcactagtggaccacaactaccacagcctccgccagactgagtccagcacaactagatggtgcccggctaccgacactgactgctctgacagggatcacagtagagggtcccagacagagtcagaactgacttgacagcaattggttttgtttttcctctcctcTTACCGAGGTTGAAGTTTCATTGAAACCAGTAGGAATTAACCTGATATTCTGTGAGGTGAcctactgttgttattgttgttctggAATGGGGATTATTTTTCTAGAACAGCTGACTGCCTGTAGAAACTCTACCTTGTAAAATAGACTCGTATGCATTTGCTTGACTTGCTTGATCAAACCACTACCTTCTCTTGCCCCATGAGAAGTATGTTCAAAACTGGACTTCAAGCACAGCTCTTCACTACTAACTCACTAGACTGGCTGAGGTTCCTGGTGGGCTCTGCTGGGCTCCTCAGCTCCATGTCCACTAAGACCCTTCGGACTTACTAAGGCAGGGTGAAGAATTCCAAGAATTTTAAGTTATATTTTCATCTCCAGATGAACACATTTTTGTTAGTCGATCTACAGTTGGCAGCAATCACTTTTGCACATTCTGTCCTGCTGAGGCAATTTCTGCTCTGTTTGTTCCTCTGAACTTCCCTGGGTTactttgttgttggtaggtgctgtcaagttgattccgactcttaacaaccctatgtacaacagaatgaaacactgcaccatccttccaattattattatgcttgagcccattgttgcaggcactgtgtctatccatcttgttgagggtcttcctctttttcactgaccctctttctactttaccaagcatgatgtccttttctaaggactgatcccttctgataacatgcccaatgtaagtctcaccatcctcacttctaaggagcattctggttgttcattcttctggcagtccatggtatattaagtattcttcaccaatgccataattcaaaggcatcaattcttcttctgttttccttatccattgtccagctttcacatgcatatgaagtgattgaaaacaccatggctttggtcaggcacaccttagtccttcaggtgacatctttgttttttaacattttaaagagatcttttgcagcagatttgcccaatgcaatgcttcgtcatttgatttcttgactgctgcttccgtgagcgttaattgtggatacaaataaaatgaaatctttgacaacttcagtatttgctccatttatcatgatgttgcctatcggtccagttgtgaggattttgttttctttacgttcttTACGTTCCTTTAGCTTCTATAAAATCATCTCTCTCTCCCGCAGAGTAAAAGTGCCTCTTCTGTAATTTGGACCTCTTACCAAACCATCAGACTCCTCTTTCCACAACCCTTATTTTAAACTAGTTGGATTCATCACTCTATTTGGATTCCTGCTTTTGTGAAGGCtaaaattgaataaaaattaTTGTATTCCATTTTTCAGCCACAAACATGACCTCTAGCTACTTCTAATAATATGATCCCCTACCCCTGAAAGCCAGAATTAATTTTTACTGAAAAAATATTGTGTTTTATTGAATCTAAGCTGTCATTAATGGTAAAAGGCACTATCTatctaccactaagaaagaaaaataattttcaattaaATGGGGGGATCATTGATTATAAGATGCATCCTAATCTCTGAGATGTTAGAATGTAAAAAACTGTCCATTTTAGAATTAGAGAGATGTATTATGTAAAAGTAAAACTTGCTGAAGAAGCACACAGGCTGAAGAAGCGTAGGAATAAATGTCTCCAGTGGTTTTAATAAAGGGGCCAACTTATTTTAGGAAGGGTTGAAGCATGGCTTAGGTCTTTCACTGTGATCCGTTCCAGGGTCAGGATGACTGTGAAGCCCAAGGACCAGAATGTTGGTTcttatttaactttcaagtcttctttgagctcaatgttttttgttttttcctagagCTTTGCTATACATCCATTAAACGTATAAAACAAATAAAGAGGGTTGAAAGACAAAGGCAAGGAGTTAAGGAACAGTAGTTagcaaatacaagcagggtcgtAGAAAGGAAGTATGGAATTAAATTCGCTTTGCAGAGCAAAAATTAATTGTaggcagagaagaaaaggaaagtttTAAAAGAAAGCTAAGAAATAAGGAACCAAGTGATTTCTTATAACTCAGTATGTCCCATGAATCTGGCTGCTTGTGTCTACATTCCTTATAAAGTACTTTTCATATCATGGCCCTACATTTTCATTCTATTCTCAAGGCCCACGGTGGGCCTGGGATAACAGTACAGCAGGCAGGGTTGGTGGTAGTTTAGAAAGCAAATCCTTTGGTGGCGGTATGACACCAGAGTGGGTAGGCCGTGACTTACAGCTGTTAGAGATACCAATACCAAAGGGAGATGACttgcagctgttttttaaaaagtgatatttAGTTTTTCCTATTATAAAAGCAATCATACCTATATAaagaaccagttgccattgagtcaattccagtgcAATtctcatgattggttgcagaccagattgttgtgacccataggattttgttttattattatttttgaataatttattttttttgttgttgttgagaatatatacagcacgacatacaccagttcagcagttcctacctgtacaattcagtggcattgattacattctttgagttgtgcaaccattctcaccctccttttctgagtcttcCTCCCccagttaacataaactcactgccccctaaagttcatatctaatcttttgaattgctgttgtcagtttgattccgtatagatagatcttaaaaaagcataatgctcaaggcagacattctttatagTTAagctatttggttttaagaaaattacaggggatatttttgatttaaggtttaaagattatctcagggcaatatgtcaggggttcatccagcctccatggctccagaaagtctagggtctatgagaatttgaaattctgtttggcattttcctccttttgattaggatttttctatagaatctttgatcaaaatgttcaataatggtagccaggcaccatccagttcttctagtctcatggcaaaggaggcacttGTTAATGGTGGCAATTAACCACATATTCCATCCccttctcctgttcctgactctcctttttcctctgttgctccaggtgaatagagaccaattgtgcaagcttttaagaccccaggcactgctcaaccagctaggaggtagaacagaagcactaaacatgttattaggccacttaactgggatatcccatgaaaccatgactctaaacctctgAACCAAGGAAccgaatcccatgaggtgtttggttgtacataagcagcctcaacaactactcttttttttttttttgtcattgttgtaaatatatctatcacacagcttttgccaattcaactttttataggtatacaacttatttatAGTACTCAAAACAATCGTCTGTGCAACCCTGGACTTGTAGCTATTTTTTATGGTAAATTCTGTCCCCTGTATTTCACAGGTTGAAGTAGTAGCAATGTTAAAAAGAGACGCTCAAAGAAAAATGTAATAGCCATGGGCACAACTATGGCTTATAATAGTTTTTGATCATTCTCTTCATCATTcaactcccccccgcccccaggttAACCCTTATTCGTCCTTTGCTCTACTCTCACAGAATTGCTGGAATCCACAAATACCAAACTGTTGCCCCTGAAGCTGACGCTAGAGGTGGCAGCTTGGTTCATCTTGCTTGTTTTCCTCTTGGAGATCCTTCTTATGTGGACATCCAGCTTTTTCCTCTTCTGGAAGAATGCCTGGAATGTCTTTGACTTTGTTGTCACCATATTGGTAAGAATGGGTACCTTGATAATTAGTTTAGCTGGCTGAAGAACGTGCCTAGGTGAatcaaaatgataagaaaaattaaaatgattagattacaggaagaaaattaaaaatttaactaaatttccttgttttgcttttttttctaaaactgtGAAGCAATCATTGCAGGAATTGTTGGTATTAGgggccctggttgtacagtggttaagcattaggctgctaaccaaaaggtcagcagtttgaatccaccagccactccttgaaaatcctatggggcagttatactctcctaaagagtcactatgagtcagaatcaacttgacggcaatagggaGAGGCAAGGCAGAGTCTAACCATAATATCAACCCCAAACCTTAACAACTGCCAGCTACTGAATGTTTACTaaatgtcaggcactgttctgcattatctcatttgagtCATGAGATAagcacttttttttaatctcctttttaTGTCTGAGTTAGTTGAGGTACAGGGTTTAAGTAATTTAGTACAGAAAGGTTGAATAGGAAACATTTCCCAGAGAATGTTATTCAAGGGGTAATGCTTAGGCAACTATGAAGAGAATGAGAGGAAGAAGGAACCACTGTCCTGGTACTTCTGTGTATATTGCTCATAATATGTGTGTTTCCCACAGTCCCTGATTCCTGAGGTTGTGGTGCTAGTAGGGGTAACAAGCCAGTCGGTGTGGCTCCAGTTGCTGAGGATCTGCCGGGTGCTGAGGTCACTCAAACTCTTTGCACGATTCCGTCAAATTCGAGTCATTATTTTGGCCCTGGTCAGGGCCCTTAAGGTGATTTGACTGTTGCAGCTAAACCAGGGAAAGGTGGATAAACATGGGAGCTTAACATGAAACGAGAGTCTGGGTGGGTCAAAGAAGGCAATGAAAAGGCTCAGTGAAATGTTATTGGATGAGAAGGGGCTGGGAACAAGCTTAATGGTCTAGAAATGACTGGGTTCAAGACTGCAGATGAGGGTTTGGCTTGGGGATTGCCAGAGTGGGCTTGCCTAGGCGGGAGCAGCCTAGCCTGGCCCAGCTCTGACTGGAGACCATGGCCTCTAGACCATGACCTTCCTCTTGATGTTGCTGctgattttcttctacatttttgctGTGGCTGGTGTCTACTTCTTCGAAGGCTATACCCGTTCAACTCGCCAGGACCTGGAGTACCACATGTTCTTCTCGTAGGCAGGGCTGGGGGAAACCTGGGTGAGGGGAGAGAGTCTGGGAAAGGGACCAGGAAATTAGTCCTAAATGTAGTTAATACGAAAAAGTATAATCTAATGTAAGAAAGTGGAGTAGATAAACACGgtaaggaaagggaaagagaaagcaaaggaatAGTGAGTGGTGTTACCTCTGATTTTGAGTATAGGACAGCtggccactctataggacagagtagaactgccctcatagccatagggttcccaaggagcagctggtggattttactgatgatctgttggttagcagccaagctcttaactactgagccaccggGGCTCTATGTTTACTCTAGGTTTTACAAATTCAAACACACCCTTATCAGCCATACTTCAATAGCAGCATACTCCTTCAGTGGTTAAGCCCTGGCTTCTATGCCTCGGTTACCTCATGTGAAAAACGGGGATAGTAGTGTTACCTCATAGAagtgtgaggatgaaatgaggtaATGCACTTACGCACTTAGCATAGTACTTGACGTACTGTAAGTGATCAATAAGTGTTACTCCTACTCTTAAGCAGGGTCACTGGGTTTACTCACCCTAATCACGATAGGCCCTTTAGGTGTGGGAATTACAGAAGCACTTATACTCATTCAAAAGTAAGACCTGGATAAGGTCACAAAGAAAGCACTGATTGTTAGTAGAAGTCAACTTGAATTTGGAGGAGATAATcttccctggtggcccaatggttaagtactggactgctaaccacaaggttgctggttcaaacccaccagtcgctccgaaggtgacctgctcctgtaaagataacagcctcggaaaccctacagtgctgttctactctgtcatatagagtcgctatgagtcagaatcgacaggacGGCACACAAGAGCAACAACAGCAATCTTATTTAGAAACTGAAATCTAATCTTTTCAGTACCTCTCAGGTCTGTCTTAGATTCCAACAGGTAGTTTTATAAAAGTATTGAGTGAAGGAAATCCTAGGATTCATCCAGTTCAAGCCCTGATGTTTTCAATAAATCGTATATggggaactaggaaggaaagaagaactaTTTGGACAGCTTCCTGAGAACTTTTGTGATATATTCTTGACGGTTATTTGGGATCACATATGTTTATGTAACATATTCATCCGTTTACTTGCCTGTCAGTTCGTATCATCCATATCAGCTAAATAGGGATGATGTTTGCTAAATTTGTAAGTGACCTGTTAGGTGATGTCCACAGAGAATGTTgaatgaacttaaaaaaatgatatCTAGTTGTtgattcattcattaaaaaaaaaaaaaaaaaaaacgccaacACCTGTTTATTGAGTATACCCCAGGTACTAAAGGAAATAGTGAGAGGTATTCATATATTGTTCATGATAAAGGAAAACCTTATAAAATATCCTCGAACTGAAGAATGATAAGCTGGAGTATTGAGTATGCTAGAAAAGGACCCAAAGGCCAGAATACATTACAGAGAAACGTTCTTATGTTGCTTTAAAAGTAAGAATGATACTGATTCTAAGAGGTTTAGATCTCTGCTTCTATATATAGATATGCACTCCTCCATTTTCTTTAGGGACGTGCTAAATTCCCTAGTGACTGTGTTCATTCTCTTCACCTTGGACCATTGGTATGCATTGCTTCAAGATGTCTGGAAGGTACCTGAAGTCAGCCGCACCTTCAGTAGCATCTATGTCATCCTTTGGTTGTTGCTTGGCTCCATTATTTTTCGAAATATCATAGTAGCCATGATGGGTAAGCAAGTAGGAATTGAAACTTGATGGGGGGCATAGCTGGGAAGAAGTGACTAGGAAAGCTGGGATTCGTAGATGTGGATAGAGAGAACCTGGTGTAGCAGGAAGGCATGGGGCCTGAAATGGACGTTTCACTTGGTTtcccctcacccaagccctatcCCCAGAGTTGGTCACCAGCATCTGCCAACTCCTGGTGGCTCTTTGGGGCAGTTACTAACTTCCAGAATATCAGGAACGAGCTGAATGAGGAGATGACACATCTGGAGGTTCAGCATAAAGCCGGCATATTCAAGCAGCAGATTATCCAGAGGTCTGCTTCCCCATTTTCAAACGCAGCCTTAGTTCTCAAGGGTTTCCTGACCTCATTCCCCGTTCCTACTACTTGGCCATGATCCCTCTTTTCCCTTGTGACAGAAGATTTCCCCCAGAGTTACAAATTCCCCCAATGTAGAATGTCACCTGATTCTCTATCCAGTGTTGGGGCTTCTCCAATCTTTTTCACCCCTTTCCTACAATTCTTTCCTCCCACtcagtgttttccattttttcatctgaattctttctctctctctctctctttttcccttactATATTCCTGCTTGATACAGCtgtcttcattcttttgtattttgttttgcagGAGACAAAACCTGTCCCCTGAAGCAATGAAGTCAAGTCATAGCAAAATCGATACCAGGTTAGGAGTGTATATGTGACCTGGGATGGAAAAACATGGAAGAGAGGgtagaaaaacaaagataaagattgACTTTGAGaaagaattcattcatttaataactgTTCATTATAACGGGTTGAATTGttacccccccaaaaatatatgttcacaTACTAACCCCCAGAACCTGTAATGTGACCTTATTTCGAAAAAcggtctttgcaaatgtaattaagttaaggatctcaagAGGAGCTCATCCTGGATAATCTggatgggccctaaatccaacaaGTGTCCAtataagagacagaagaggagcaaaggaaatggacagacacttcaccaaagaagacattcaagcggctaacagacatatgaggaaatgctggcgatcattagccattagagaaatgcagatcgaaactacaatgagataccatcttaccccggcattactggcacaaataataataaaaaaaaaaaaaacagaaaataacagatgttttAGAGGTTGCAGGggggttggaactcttatgcactgctggtgggaatacaaaatggtacaaccattttggaaaatgatatggtgcttccttaaaaagctagaaatgggaaTACCGTATGatcaagcaattccactcctaggaatatgtcctagagaaataagagccatcacatgaatagacgtatgcacacccatgttcattgcagcattgttcacaacagcaaaaagatggaaacaacctagatgcccatcaacagatgaacaggtaaactatggtacatacacacaatggagcattatgcaacaataaagaacaatgatgaatctgtgaagcatctcataacatggatgaatctggagggcattatgctgagtgaaataagtcaatcacaaaacgacaaatactgtatgagaccactattataaaaactcatgagaagatttacacacagaaagaaataacctttgatggttacg from Elephas maximus indicus isolate mEleMax1 chromosome 10, mEleMax1 primary haplotype, whole genome shotgun sequence includes:
- the CATSPER2 gene encoding cation channel sperm-associated protein 2; this encodes MVSYHPAGHMHLPRADAIRSRLVDTFSLIEHLQGLSQAVPRHTIRELFDPSRQKKLMLGDQHQLVRFFIKPRHVERITHARRLMSRLRVRCSQRPPLSLWAGWVLERPLFTNFIIFLIFLNTIVLMVEIELLESTNTKLLPLKLTLEVAAWFILLVFLLEILLMWTSSFFLFWKNAWNVFDFVVTILSLIPEVVVLVGVTSQSVWLQLLRICRVLRSLKLFARFRQIRVIILALVRALKTMTFLLMLLLIFFYIFAVAGVYFFEGYTRSTRQDLEYHMFFSDVLNSLVTVFILFTLDHWYALLQDVWKVPEVSRTFSSIYVILWLLLGSIIFRNIIVAMMVTNFQNIRNELNEEMTHLEVQHKAGIFKQQIIQRRQNLSPEAMKSSHSKIDTRGADQKRGTLDSENSEDETKQNAVKKNSVTSAKAEDSLSKAKKSSSSSSASSYSSSASESRGPEAIGQLDWETHVHQNLPGLMDLDQEERVVWPRDSLFRYFELLEKLQYNLEERKRLQEFAVQALMNFEDK